Below is a window of Fuerstiella sp. DNA.
TCGCGAGCATTGCCTGCAAAGACACCGATGTCACTGGTGCCCAGTTGGTGGAACCAGATTTGATGCGGACCTGCCATGGCAATGTAGAGTGTCCCGTCCACATGGCAGACGGACCAGGGACTGTTGAGCGGGGTTTCACGCAGAGTCGTGGTAGAATCTTGTGGCCGCCCCTGTTCACCGGTTCCCGCAAGAGTCGAGACAGTCCTGGTTTTAAAATCAATGGTACGAAGCAGATGATTCTCGGTGTCCGCAACGTACAGCGTTGTACCCACTAGGCAAAGACCCTGCGGGTGATCAAATTCCGCTTCGGTGAACTGTCCGTCGGAACTGCCCGGCCGTCCGGATCCAATCACCTCCTGGACCTGACCGTCCAGGTCGGCGACCACAATTCTATTGTGGCTGGTGTCGCTGATAAACAACCGGCCTGACTCTGCATCGGCGAGCACTTTTCCTGGGTATTTTAGTGGTGTTGCTGCGGCTCTTCCGGATTCAAGATCGAAAACGACCGGATTCTCGTTCAGCTTACCGATGGCGCGATGATATTCGATCACTCGTCCAATCACGTCGTCAAACAGTTCGCGGTTTCCTTCCCCACTGCGGGAGCCCAGATACCGCCCCTGAGGATCAATCAGTGCCAGTGTCGGCCAGGCTCTGACCCCGAATTTCCGCCAGATCAGCATTTCGCTGTCATTGACGACGGGGTGCACGATCCCGTAGCGCATGATCGCGTGACGGATGGCTTCCGAATCTTTTTCATTATCAAATTTTGCAGAGTGAACACCAATCACCACCAGTTCACCAGGATATTTCTCTTCCAGATATTTCAAATCGGGAAGTACGTGCATACAGTTGATGCAGCAGTAAGTCCAGAAGTCAAAAAGTACGACTTTTCCTCGCAAATTTTTCATCGTGATCGGAACGGACGTGTTCAACCACGTAGTACCGCCTTCCAGAATTCCATCAGGTACGTGAAGAGCTGAGGGGAACGGATCTTCAGGAGACGCCGAAGTTTCTGCGGCGGAATCCAGGGCGGGGCCCTCATTCGCCCATGCCATCAGGCTGCACACACAGATGACACACGAGGTCAACACAAATACAAACAGTTCAAATCCCCGGCAGAAGCGACGTAAGCTGAACGAGATTATCATCATGCATGAATGTCCGTGAATTGGAACGGAGAGATCAGTGACAGGACAACTGATCTCAAACAGTTGTGACGTCCGTTACCCCCGGTCACCGTCTTTTTTTCAAAGTGCCGGTTCCCCCATCGGAACAGGTGCATTGCAGGGATCTTTTTATTTGTTGTCAATGTTGTATTAGGCAGTAACGAGCAAGCTGCTGATCCGATCACACCGTGAATCATTTTGCAGTCGGAGCCAGCCTGACTCCCAGAGAACGCAGTGTTTCCCGTGTCGTTACCGCATCTTTGAAAACGTGTGCCTGAATACCCATTGATACGGCCTGCGTGACGTAGGCTTCGATATCATCAGTATAGAAGCAGTTCGTGGCATCGCACTTTGCCTGAGCCAATGCTGATTCATAGATCAGAGGATCCGGCTTGAGTGCTCCAACTTCCCAGGAAGTTGTGATGTCGTCAAACAGGTTCAGAAAAGTCCAGCGGCTGCGCACAAATTCAATGTGAGTCACACACGTGTTTGACAGTAACACCAGACGGATACCCTTAGATTGTAGTTCTTCGAGCAGAGGAATCATTGGGGCGTTGAGTTCAAAGATGTTACCCACCGCCAGCCGCATCTGATCGATTCGAACGGACGCGCCGGTGAATGATTCAAACTGAAAATGAAACTGTTCTTCAGTCATTTTTCCGGTTTCAAAGGCGCTCTGCATGCTGTTGTCAAACAAGAATTCACGTACAGCCTCTTCGGAGACGCCGCTGGCCAGCACAATGTTTTGCACCATGCGGTCGTGTGAAAAAAAGACAAGGACGTTTCCCAGGTCAAAAATACAGGTTTGGATCGGTATCATGTTTCAACACCCCGTTAATGAGGCCACTTCGATTGTCAGAAATGACGCAACAATGACAATCTGGCGGATTGAACACAGGCGAGCGGCAGGTGACCTGCTTCGGGAGATTCCGAATTCGTCTGCCAAAGTTGTGCCCAGTCATACCAGTCTGTACTGGATCGGCAAAACAGCACGTTCTCCACAGACGACGTGCCGATTCCGTAGGTGATTGCCAGCGGGGCGGGTGACGGTCGAACCCGATGGGGCCGGTGCATATCGATGTTCACCTCTCGATCGAATCGGGCTTCGGGCCAGACGATGAGTCCGGCGGAACACACATCATAGGGATGAACCGTTGTCAGGTTGCGTTCGATCTGCTCCCGTACAATTTCCGCGCCAGCCTTGCGATAAAAACCCAGAAGAGCTGTGTCAAAACTGTGCAGCTGTGCGGGACTCACGTTACGTAACAGCCCCCGTTGCCCAACCGTTACAACGATCCAGTGACCTTGTTCCTGCATCAGGATCTGAATTGGCGGGCCATCAATTGAATCACTGTTAAGTGTGATGAGAATACTGTTGCAGGATATCCGGACACCGGCGAGATGCAGATCTGCGTCCCGCCACACCGGACAGGACTTGAGCAGCCGCAGCAGATCGCGCTGCACGAATCGACACAGATCGCGTTCTGCCCGATGAAGTGTATCCTGCCATGCGCGCCGCTCACTGAACCGCCTGAACGAAGCCGGCTGTCTTTCCAGTTGGCGCAGTCGCGCAAACGCTTTCGGAATTGTGCCGGAATGGAACCCGGGTCGTATCAGACGACCAACCGTCTCTCCGTAACTGCCAACGGGAATCGGCTGCAGTCGTGTCACACGGTTTGCCTCATACAGCCGCCAGTTTCCCTTCAGTTCCCAGACGAGAAAACCAAAGACGCCGGGAAACAGAAACCAGGTGGCTCCCACCACGAAATCCGCCTGGACCGTGCCAATGAAGTTGCTGAGGAGTCCTCCTGCCTTTTCGATCACAAAGGGTGTCAACGGCAGGATGATTTTATGAGCGACAGTGACGACCGGAAAATGCTTGATCGGGTTGACCTGCGGTTCAATCAGCAGGTTCACGTAAATTCGTATCAGGAAAACGATGAACGACCAGACGACTCCTACGACAGCCTTCACGATGACTGACAGCCAGGACTCCTCGCTGTGAAAACGTAACCATTCATCAACCGCATAGATCAGCCTTTCGACGCCGGAAAGCGCCCATTTAAAGAAGTCAACAATCCAGTCGAATGCGGCCATCACAATCCGTGCGCGGAGGTTGTGCCAGGTGCTTCCCAGCCATTCTGCAACCAGCTCTTCAGTATCACGGCCCAAACGGGAATTGATTGCAATGCTAAGAACAACTGTTACGGCGACCACCATCCAGATGTTCCATGAAGCCAGATAACCCGTCGCCCCGGCAACAATGCCGGGGTTGACAATGTAACGTCTGGCAGCCATGGTCAGCCTGCTGCGCCAGATCCCGCGAACAAGCGGCATTTTCAGTACTCGCTCCGGAAACTGCCAGGCAACCAGATGAACGACACTCCAGGCTGACCGCAGCAGAGCGACCAGAGTACGTCGGAAAGCCGGAAGGTGAATCAACGCCATTAGTGCCAGCCCGATTGCCACGATTAGTGGGAAATGAGTGGATGGCTCAGACGGATAGTTATCGTGTGTCCCCGGCGTCGCGGGACGTTCAGTGATCTCAGTCAGCTTGCTGTGATCGTGTACAGCATCAATCGTTCCCGCAACATCTGTCCGATCGGTCTCATCTGTGGACGGATCATCATTGCTCTCAGATGTATCCGGAGTCCGTTTGGTTCCGGGGACCTCAGGCGGGGCCGTGGTTAGAGAAACGTCAGATTCGGAAACTGAGGTGTCTACTCTGTCTGCATCAGACATTCCGGTGGAAGTGTCGCTGATTCCTTCGATCACATGGCGGGCACCTTCCACAATGATCAGCGATCCGCCAAACGGGATAACCACAAACAGGGTCAGGAAGCGGCCGACGTTTGTTCCAAACGCCAGAGAACTGACTCGCTGCAGCCCTCGGAGATAAAACTCGCCCCGGCGATAGACGCCGTCCAGTGCGACATCCAGTTCATCGTCTGTACGCAGCAGGTGGTCGCCCCGAAACAATTCCCGCAGATGAGTGAGATCGGCAAGTTTCAGATCATTACGACTGATTGCGTCACGCAAATAGCCCATCGTGAGATAACCACGGTGAGCGATACAGTCGAGTGATTCTTCGATAAGTTTGTCAAAGGCAACCTCTTCCGGAATATTACCAGGCCGGAAACCAACTTCGCGGAGAGTCTGACGAAGTGTGGGGCGAATACGATGACGCATTTGATCTTCCGCCAGATCCGCAGCTTCATGCAGAAGGTTGGTCAGTTGTTCCCTTTCCCTGCCGGACAGACGGATGTAGACCAGTCTCGCTGCCGAATTAGCCAGATGTTTGGCCATCATCACTTCGCGAATGTTGGTGAGAGGGCGTCGCAGCGAACGTTGTCCTCGCGAAACGATCCACTTAACGAGATCTACCTGATAAGTGACCCGTTCGTAATCCATACAGACCTTTTGAAGGTCATGCAGTAGCTTCTTATCGGTATTCCAGAATCCATGTGTTGCGTTGCGGAAAAGTTCCCGAAGTGACTCGTGCCATGCATCTTTGTCGTTCACATCAAATTTCAGCGCCCGCTGCAGGCGGGCCACCAGTGTCCCAATGTCTTCTTCTGCCGATTCCAGAGCATTCTCACGCAGTTCATTTGTGGTGGCAGATTCCGCTCCGTACATCGCAGCGAGTCCGGCCGCCACTGTATTGCCTCTCTCAGTTGCACGTTGGCGACGGCGTCGGAGTCTTTGAAATCGGCGTTCTGAGGGGCGGACCGGGCCACTTTCAAACCAATCCTGGCGAACACCCGACAGCTGGGCTTCGTCCAGCACGACCTGAGATGTTGTATCGGGGTCCGGTGCGCCGGTCAGACGCGTAACCTTGTACATCAAATCCGGGTCGATCCGGACGTCGGAAATTAACTCCTCCGGGCTGCGCCGGGTTAGTGAGGGAAACCAAATCGGAATCAGGTCTGGTGCAAATCGGTTGAATTCCCACCAGATCGCCATGAATTCACCAAAAGCCTCCATCCGTGATTCCGGATCGATCAGTCGGTTTTCGCTGGCCAGCACAGCATGGACTTCGTCAAACTCGACCTGGCCAATACGGTCGATGTGCGATTGAATCTGCGCTCTTGTCAGCTTTCCGGAATCCATCAGAGCACGGACGGCCCGGTCAATCGCTCCGTGGAAAAGCCGTCGCCAGACGAGAATCATCTGGTCCTGTGTAGAGGTTCCGGTCACCTCATGTTCTTCAGGAACTGCAATGAGCAGGACCGGGTCGGGCAGTGATTCAAAGGAATCCAGCCCCAGTTCGTCCGGATGGGTGAGTTCACGTACGTCATTTGCCGAAACAACACAGACTTCTGTGTGTGGAATGCGGGGTAACAGACGTGCAAAGTTGCCCAGTTCCCGAACCAGTCTTCGAGTCACCCGGGGTTCAACTAAAAACGTACCGGTATCCGCCTGTCGAACGGCCAGCCGAAGTTGCGACGTTGTATTGTCATCAAAATGTGTGAGATCCGGAGTCACCACATTATTCCTCGTTGAATCCGTCCGGAAACACAATATCCGACGCAGCCAGGCAGCGTCCAGTTGTCAGGGCAGGAATACTATGGTTGGGGAGAGTCAAGGGAGACTGAGGATCGTGATATCGCCCGTTTGGTGTTTGACAAACGCGTCTCTCGACGGGTAAAACAAAGGACTCGGTTGTGCGGGGATGCCTGATTGGTGTGACCTGCGGGGTGGATTTTTCGTTGCCAGCCTCTCAGTGGTTCTGAGTGTGGCTGGGACAGAGGCCTATCCACTCTGTGTCCTGCGCCGGATATTAGATGTGAGGTCAGTATGAGGTTTGTGACAACAGTTGCTTTTGCGGTCTGTATCGGTGTCTGTGGATTTCCGACGAATGCCGTCGCGGGCTGGTGTTTTCCGGTTCCTTTTTTTGGAGCCTGGGGGGCCGGCTATGCGCCATTCTATGGGAATTGCTGCGGGGGCAGTGGCTGTGGTCCGATGGGCTATGCCGTTCCCTGTCGTGTCGGTTATTACGGGGGCTCTGTATGCTGTTCATCGGCTTGCAATTCTTCCTGTGGCGTCGGATGCGGGGCTGATTGTGGTGCGGCCTGTGGGACTTCCAACGGCTCCGATAAGCTGCCGGATCCGGCCCGCGATCCGGGTTTTCCGGATGGTGTTGACGACGATGAGCGAAGTAAAGCAGACCCTGGTTGGGACAAACAGGATAACAACAGTGACAAAACCCGGAACCGTGACGGATCCGGACGTAACGGACAGGAACAACTACGTTCGGATGAGGATAAGCCCGAGTTTCTTCGGCGAGGTAGAGGTAACAGTACTCCGAAGGATGCCGGGAGCCTTAACGGACTGGAAGCTGAGGACGAGCGGTCATCGGCCGACGATGATTTCGGCGTTGACGGTGGATATGGTCGGAGATCACCCTTCGAAGCACCTGCCGAGAACTTTAATTTTGATAGCGATGATGCGATCGACATTGATACGCGGAAACCAAAGCAGAATGAACCGATTTACGACACGGAGTCAACAGACGAAGGTGCCGAGTCTGAATCCACAGAAAATAGGGATGACGATGTTTTCGCCCCTCCTGCTGATGCCGAGACACGAATCCGGGGTGACCTGTTGCGTGGCGTCCTTTCAGAGTCTCAGGCTCGTGTAAAACACGACATGTCAACTGCAGATTTGCGACTGACTTTACGAATTCGTCGCGCTCGACAATCGCCTTCGGTCCTCTGGACAGGCAGGCAGAGCACACGGCAACGGTCGTTGAACTGGATCGGGGCACCGGTGCAGGATGGTCGCATGAGACTCTGACCGACATGTCTGATGTTTCCGCAGACGTTGTGTCACGTGATAAGTGAATTCTGCAGTGACTGCAGTGTTGTCGGACATTGCTATGTGAAACTGATTCGGCCATCGGGTCAGGTTTCGGCAGTACTTGGCCCAGAAGTGGCCGGTCTGCAAATCCAGTCACTGGGAGAAAACGGGGGGCCTGAAACAGACGTTCCCGTGAACTCAGACGTACTCCGGGCCGGATCGTATTTCCGGAAAATGATGTTTTTGGGCCAGGAGATTCCGCATGAACCGTGTACACCGAACTTTGATCAGCGTGGTACTCGCGATGATCATGCCGGCCTTGGCATGCGCACAATCGGTGGTCAACCGTAAATACGGTCAGTCCGACAAATTTCGACAGTTAACAGAAGTGCTGCCCACGCCCAACTCAGTGCGGACTGCTTCAGGTGCTCCTGGTCATCAATACTGGCAGCAGAAAGTTGACTATGACATTAATGTGACTCTGGATGATGAACACCAGCAAATTTCCGGTGAGGAAACGATTACTTACCGTAATAACTCTCCCGATACGCTTAAGTATCTGTGGCTTCAGCTGGATGCCAACAGGTTCCATCCTGACTCGAACAGTAACAGGCATCAGTCCGCAGTAATCCGGGACCGAATGACATTCGATCGGCTCCGCGCAACATTATATACGCGTCGATTCAGGGGGGGGTGTCGCATCAGATCGGTGACGAGTGCTGTGAATGGAACCAGACTCGGGTATCAGGTCGTCGGCACACATATGCGTGTTGATCTGTCTGAGTCTTTGAAACCTGACAGGGAGTTCCGGTTCACTGTATCCTGGAAGTACAATATTCCGGACGCAGGGATAATCCGAACTCGTGGCGGGTTCGAATTCTTTGAGGACGACGGAAACTATATTTACGAAATTGCCCAGTGGTTCCCGCGTCTCTGCGCCTATTCCGATTCGGAGGGCTGGCAACACAAGGAATTTTTGGGCCGAGGTGAATTCTCACTGGAGTTTGGTGACTACGTCGTTCGAATCACAGTGCCGAATGATCACATTGTGGGGGCCACGGGTGAGTTGCTGAATTCTGAGCAGGTCCTCACAAAAAAACAGCGCAAAAGACTGGAACAGGCACGCAGCGCAGATGCTCCGGTATTCATAGTGACCCCGGATGAAGCAAAGGCTAATGAAGCAGAACCCGGCACAGGGTCACGAACGTGGATCTATTCTGCAAACAACGTTCGTGACTTTGCATTTGCCAGTTCGCGTAAGTTTATCTGGGACGCCTGGGGCCGCAATATTCATGGCAACATCGTGATCGCCATGTCGCTGTATCCGAATGAAGGAGAACCGTTGTGGAGTAAATATTCGACACATGCGATTGTTCATACTCTGAATGTGTACTCCAGGTATTCATTTCCATATCCGTATCCCGTGGCCTATTCGGTGAACGGTCCGGTCTACGGGATGGAATACCCGATGATCTGTTTCAATGGTCCGCGGCCGGAAAAGGACGGAACCTATTCAGCACGTACCAAATACAGTCTGATTTCCGTCATCATCCATGAAGTGGGACACAACTATTTTCCAATGATCGTGAATTCAGACGAACGTCAGTGGACATGGATGGATGAAGGTATCAACACGTTCCTGCAGTATCTGGCTGAAGTCGAATGGGAAGACAGATATCCGTCGCGGCGGGGCGAACCGAAAGACATTGTCCGTTACATGGCCAGTAAGAATCAGGTTCCGATCATGACCAATTCTGAATCGATTCTGCAGTTTGGCAGCAATGCTTACAGCAAACCGGCCACGGCCCTGAATATTCTTCGTGAATCCGTGCTGGGTCGGGAATTATTTGACTTTGCTTTTCGTGAGTTTTCTCAGCGATGGATGTTCAAACGTCCCGGTCCGGCAGACCTGTTTCGCACGATGGAAGACGCTTCGGGTGTGGATCTGGACTGGTTCTGGCGCGGCTGGTTCTATACGACGGACCATGTGGATATCGCCGTCACCAGTCTGCGACGTTTTAACATAGACTCGGGGGACCCCGAAGAAAACAGTCGGCTGAATAAGGAAACACGGGAGGCGGAACCGGAGACGCTTTCTCGCCGGCGCAATGCCGATTTGTCAAAACGAACGGATCTTTATCCCGATTTGTCGGACTTCTACAACGCGTTCGACGAGCTGGATTTTACGAAAGAGGAACTGCAGGAATACAAAAAGATGTTCAGTGATCTGGAACCTGACAGGAGGACACTGCTTAAGAACCGTCAGAATTTTTACCTGATCGATCTTGAAAATCGCGGCGGGCTGGTCATGCCGGTTGTGCTGCAGCTGAACTACAAAGACGATACAACCGAAGAGCTGCGACTTCCGGCTGAGATATGGGTCCGAAACTCGAAAAACGTGTCGCATCTGGTTGTGAGTGAGCGGGAAATTGTATCTGTACAGCTGGATCCTCGTCTGGAATCTGCTGATACCGATCTTTCCAACAATATCTATCCACCTGAAATTAGCAGGAGCCGTTTTCAGCTCTACAAAGAGAAAAAAGAAAAGAACGAAATGCAAAAGGCAGGATCTGGCTCAGATGACGACAGCGATTTAGAGGCAGAAGAAAACTTATCGGATGAGGAGAGTACAGGGTCGTGAGATGTTTTCTGACGCTTATTCTGCTGGTTGTCGCGGGGGCCGCAAAGACGGACGCACATCCGGGGCACACACAGTTGACGGAAGTCGAATGGAATCCTGTCTCGGAGCGTTTTGAAGTGGCCATGAAGCTGGATGCGGCCGGACTGGAAGACAGTCTGTCTGTTCAGACCGGTAAGCGGTTTCGGCTGGATATGTCAGAGGATATCGACAAAAAACTTGAAAAGTGGATGTCGAAGCACTTTCAAATCACGGACCGTGATTCCACCCGTGTTGGACGGGTCCGGTGGATCGGACGCGAACTGCAGCGTCAGACGGTATGGCTGTATTTTGAATATCTTCCGGCCAGAGGGGGCACACTGACACGACCTGCGGATATCGCGGAAAATGACGGCATCGGAGGAATTGACATGTCTCAGCTTCGGCTGCAGAATTGGTGTGTTTTGAACGTTCGACCGGAATCGGTTCACTACGTCATACTACGTGACGGAAAGAATGTCAGGTACGGGCACTGCAGTCTCGATCAGCCCGTTCTGGAATTAACTGCTCAGCCGTATCCTGTCTCCGGAACGCAGCGCTCACCAGTCATGATTCAGGGGCACTGACCGACCAGCGATTGCGATTCTTTAGTTAGCCGCTAGGCTGTTGTCTCTGACCGGATCCTTTTGACATTTGACCGGTTTTCACTTATCCGGTGTTTCTTTGATATGAGTTTCTGAAGCTACGCCGTGACCGTGGAAACAGGGGCGTAACAATATGTCCGGATTACCGGACGGTTCGCAGGATTTTAATCTATGCCATCTGCATCTGATGTGTTTGCTGCCGCATCCGAACAGGGTCGGATGACATTTATGCCGTTTATCACTGCGGGCGATCCGGATTTGGACACAACGGCTTGTGTTCTGCGGGGACTGGCCGATTGCGAAGTCGATTTGATTGAACTTGGGTTCCCGTACAGTGACCCGATTGCTGATGGTTCCGTGATTCAGGCTTCATATACCAGAGCGCTCAGTACAGGAATCACAATCGATGGGATCTTTCAGATGCTTGACGGTCTTCCCACCGATACAATGCCACCGGTTTTTTCGATGGTGTCGTTTGCCATCGTCTATCGTTATGGCGTCGATGATTTTCTCTGCAAAGCCCGGGACTCCGGTTTCAGCGGGTTAATCATTCCTGATCTTCCTGCGGATGAAGCCGGGGATTTTTCACAGAAGACACAACAATACAATTTGGATCTCGTTCAGCTGATTGCTCCAACGACGACAACTGACCGTACCAGTACAATTCTGAGTGCAGCCCGTGGCTTCGTTTATTGCATCTCAGTGGCTGGTACGACCGGTATCCGTAACGAATTACCCGACGAACTGGCAGGTCAGCTCAAAGAGCTGCGTCGACAGACTACGCTTCCTCTTGCTGTGGGGTTTGGGATCAGTAGTCCGATACAGGTTGCGAAGCTGGAAGGATATGCAGACGGAATTATTGTGGGATCAGCGATCGTGCGGCTTATCTCTGAAGCGAATTCGTCCTCTGCTGCTGTGGATTCTGTCAAAGAATTCGCTAGAGGTATGAATGCCGCTGCCGCTGCAGTTCAACCGTCCTCAGGTCGTTGAAGGTTCGGTCGCTGCAGTCGGCTCACGGTCCGTTTGCAACTACCTGGTCCAGCCGGGTTCGTTACTCTCCGCTGCCAATCGGGACGGAGACGAACCGTGACAGCATGTCGCCATCGCCACTCCTGGTTCGCACAAGCATCAGCACCTTATCAGAACCTGTCACTGTCTGAGCGGACCGTTCCAGATCGTCTACGTTTGTGATACTGGTGTTGCCAATTCGACTAATCAACATGCCGGGTTCAAGTCCGGCCTTTTCTGCCCCGCTGTCGGGTCGCACGGAGGTAATCACGACACCTGCAGCCATTGTTCCGAGCTGTTCTGCAAGTTCGGCGGTGATGTTCTGAGCAGTCAGGCCGAACTCGTTGAATCGGGCTGTTGCATCAGATTCCACAGGTGTCTCTGTTTTCAGAGGAAGTGCAGCCAGGTCATTCGGTTTGACAGCCACTGTAATACTCAGTTCGATTTCCTGGTTGTTTCGCAGAACACGAACAGAATACGTCTGCCCGGCTCGCAGTCGTTCAACAAGTCCAATCAGATATCGATAGTTCGTGATCGTTTTGCCATTTACGGAAATCAGCACGTCCCCAATCTGAAAGCCTCCTTTTTCTGCAGGACTGTCGACGATGACGTCTGTGACAAGGATTCCCTGCGGAACCGAAAGATTCAAATGTTCAGCCAGAGTGGCGTCGATCTGCTGCATACGGATTCCCAGATACGCT
It encodes the following:
- a CDS encoding redoxin domain-containing protein translates to MMIISFSLRRFCRGFELFVFVLTSCVICVCSLMAWANEGPALDSAAETSASPEDPFPSALHVPDGILEGGTTWLNTSVPITMKNLRGKVVLFDFWTYCCINCMHVLPDLKYLEEKYPGELVVIGVHSAKFDNEKDSEAIRHAIMRYGIVHPVVNDSEMLIWRKFGVRAWPTLALIDPQGRYLGSRSGEGNRELFDDVIGRVIEYHRAIGKLNENPVVFDLESGRAAATPLKYPGKVLADAESGRLFISDTSHNRIVVADLDGQVQEVIGSGRPGSSDGQFTEAEFDHPQGLCLVGTTLYVADTENHLLRTIDFKTRTVSTLAGTGEQGRPQDSTTTLRETPLNSPWSVCHVDGTLYIAMAGPHQIWFHQLGTSDIGVFAGNAREDVINGPLKESSFAQPSGLAVNHDQTAFFVVDSEGSSIRKVPLAGDGRVTTIAGTSELPQGRSLFAFGDVDGNGDSARFQHPIGVARRGNLLYVADSYNHKIRTVDAKTGDVLTWLGDGTAGDPGSTTRLNEPAGLSVANDTLYVADTNSHRICAVDLDSRAMRVLPLSGLTPPHPVSPRKPLDLSHATQITEQSVQRGKEVTVRVKLAIPDGGHLNELAPVSWEAENISGQILDFRHGASGTAAVEDSLAQFSLPVAASATAGELGIRVSCGYCQKDDSLCRLATSTWRFSVRADADSQTVIKLNMITNREKPDE
- a CDS encoding HAD family phosphatase, translated to MIPIQTCIFDLGNVLVFFSHDRMVQNIVLASGVSEEAVREFLFDNSMQSAFETGKMTEEQFHFQFESFTGASVRIDQMRLAVGNIFELNAPMIPLLEELQSKGIRLVLLSNTCVTHIEFVRSRWTFLNLFDDITTSWEVGALKPDPLIYESALAQAKCDATNCFYTDDIEAYVTQAVSMGIQAHVFKDAVTTRETLRSLGVRLAPTAK
- a CDS encoding M1 family metallopeptidase gives rise to the protein MNRVHRTLISVVLAMIMPALACAQSVVNRKYGQSDKFRQLTEVLPTPNSVRTASGAPGHQYWQQKVDYDINVTLDDEHQQISGEETITYRNNSPDTLKYLWLQLDANRFHPDSNSNRHQSAVIRDRMTFDRLRATLYTRRFRGGCRIRSVTSAVNGTRLGYQVVGTHMRVDLSESLKPDREFRFTVSWKYNIPDAGIIRTRGGFEFFEDDGNYIYEIAQWFPRLCAYSDSEGWQHKEFLGRGEFSLEFGDYVVRITVPNDHIVGATGELLNSEQVLTKKQRKRLEQARSADAPVFIVTPDEAKANEAEPGTGSRTWIYSANNVRDFAFASSRKFIWDAWGRNIHGNIVIAMSLYPNEGEPLWSKYSTHAIVHTLNVYSRYSFPYPYPVAYSVNGPVYGMEYPMICFNGPRPEKDGTYSARTKYSLISVIIHEVGHNYFPMIVNSDERQWTWMDEGINTFLQYLAEVEWEDRYPSRRGEPKDIVRYMASKNQVPIMTNSESILQFGSNAYSKPATALNILRESVLGRELFDFAFREFSQRWMFKRPGPADLFRTMEDASGVDLDWFWRGWFYTTDHVDIAVTSLRRFNIDSGDPEENSRLNKETREAEPETLSRRRNADLSKRTDLYPDLSDFYNAFDELDFTKEELQEYKKMFSDLEPDRRTLLKNRQNFYLIDLENRGGLVMPVVLQLNYKDDTTEELRLPAEIWVRNSKNVSHLVVSEREIVSVQLDPRLESADTDLSNNIYPPEISRSRFQLYKEKKEKNEMQKAGSGSDDDSDLEAEENLSDEESTGS
- the trpA gene encoding tryptophan synthase subunit alpha; translation: MPSASDVFAAASEQGRMTFMPFITAGDPDLDTTACVLRGLADCEVDLIELGFPYSDPIADGSVIQASYTRALSTGITIDGIFQMLDGLPTDTMPPVFSMVSFAIVYRYGVDDFLCKARDSGFSGLIIPDLPADEAGDFSQKTQQYNLDLVQLIAPTTTTDRTSTILSAARGFVYCISVAGTTGIRNELPDELAGQLKELRRQTTLPLAVGFGISSPIQVAKLEGYADGIIVGSAIVRLISEANSSSAAVDSVKEFARGMNAAAAAVQPSSGR